From a region of the Fischerella sp. JS2 genome:
- a CDS encoding ribonuclease J, which translates to MTKNETNSALKIIPLGGLHEIGKNTCVFEYEDEIILLDAGLAFPTDGMHGVNIVLPDMTYVRENRHKIKGMIVTHGHEDHIGGIAFHLKQFEIPVIYGPRLAMAMLEGKLEEAGVRDRTELRSVLPRDVVRIGKHFFVEYIRNTHSIADSFTVAIHTPLGVLIHTGDFKFDHTPVDGERFDIQRLAEHGEKGVLCLMSDSTNSEVPGFTPSERAVYPNLDRVFSQASGRLFVTTFASSVHRINMILQLAQKHNRVVTVVGRSMLNLIAHARNLGYIKCNDDLLQPLNAIRNIPEENVLILTTGSQGEPMSAMTRIANKEHPHIKIRPGDTVVFSANPIPGNTIAVVNVIDKLMMQGANVVYGREKGIHVSGHGCQEDQKLMLALTRPKFFLPVHGEHRMLVKHAETAQSMGVPAENMVIIQNGDIVELTEESISVIGKVPSGLELVDTSSSGMVSAKVLQERQKMAEEGIVTIAAAIDWTGKLMAKPEIHLRGVVTSIERSLLQQWVKQRIEEILSVRWSEFAQGFESDQPEVDWGGLQEVLERELARSIRRELQCQPSLTLLMQIPDEPPVKVADGRRRRTRTAAQVAS; encoded by the coding sequence ATGACTAAAAACGAAACTAATTCCGCCCTCAAAATTATTCCATTGGGTGGCTTACATGAAATTGGTAAAAACACTTGTGTTTTTGAGTACGAAGATGAAATTATCCTCTTAGATGCAGGATTGGCGTTTCCCACAGATGGAATGCACGGAGTCAATATTGTTCTACCAGACATGACCTACGTGCGGGAAAATCGCCATAAAATTAAAGGCATGATTGTTACCCACGGTCATGAAGACCATATCGGTGGTATTGCCTTTCACCTGAAGCAATTTGAAATTCCTGTGATCTATGGTCCTCGTCTGGCTATGGCCATGCTAGAGGGTAAATTGGAAGAAGCAGGAGTACGCGATCGCACAGAATTAAGAAGTGTCCTTCCCCGTGATGTGGTGCGAATTGGCAAACACTTTTTTGTGGAATATATTCGCAATACCCACTCTATTGCTGATAGTTTCACTGTCGCTATCCATACACCCCTTGGTGTGCTGATCCACACAGGAGACTTTAAATTTGACCATACACCTGTAGATGGTGAACGGTTTGATATCCAGCGCTTAGCCGAACATGGCGAGAAAGGCGTTTTGTGTTTGATGAGTGATTCGACTAACTCGGAAGTCCCCGGATTCACGCCTTCGGAACGCGCAGTTTATCCCAATTTGGATCGGGTTTTTTCCCAAGCCTCAGGGCGACTGTTTGTAACCACCTTTGCCTCTAGTGTCCACCGCATCAACATGATTTTGCAGTTAGCACAGAAACATAACCGTGTCGTTACAGTCGTTGGACGTTCGATGCTGAATTTGATTGCCCATGCCCGCAATCTTGGTTATATCAAGTGCAACGACGATTTGCTTCAGCCTTTAAACGCCATCCGTAATATTCCAGAGGAAAACGTGTTGATTTTGACAACAGGTTCTCAAGGAGAGCCGATGTCAGCCATGACACGCATTGCCAACAAAGAACACCCCCACATCAAAATTCGCCCAGGAGACACAGTCGTATTTTCTGCTAACCCCATTCCAGGTAATACGATCGCTGTTGTCAACGTCATCGATAAATTGATGATGCAGGGGGCAAATGTAGTCTATGGTCGGGAAAAAGGCATTCACGTTTCCGGTCACGGCTGTCAAGAAGACCAGAAACTCATGCTGGCCTTAACTCGTCCCAAGTTCTTCTTACCTGTTCACGGAGAACATCGGATGTTGGTGAAACACGCCGAAACAGCCCAGAGTATGGGTGTTCCTGCCGAGAATATGGTAATTATCCAGAATGGTGATATTGTAGAGCTGACAGAAGAATCAATTAGTGTTATTGGGAAAGTTCCATCTGGTTTGGAACTGGTAGATACTTCCAGTTCTGGTATGGTCAGCGCCAAAGTCTTGCAAGAACGGCAAAAAATGGCAGAAGAAGGTATTGTTACCATTGCCGCAGCAATTGATTGGACTGGCAAACTGATGGCCAAACCAGAAATTCACCTGCGCGGTGTAGTCACAAGTATCGAGCGATCGCTACTACAACAGTGGGTAAAACAGCGAATTGAAGAAATCCTCAGTGTGCGTTGGTCAGAATTTGCCCAAGGTTTCGAGAGTGACCAACCAGAAGTTGACTGGGGTGGATTGCAAGAAGTATTAGAACGGGAACTAGCGCGTTCCATCCGTCGCGAATTGCAATGTCAACCATCACTGACATTGCTGAT
- the dapA gene encoding 4-hydroxy-tetrahydrodipicolinate synthase, translating to MVDFGRVLTAMITPFKEDGSVNYDVAAKLAEHLANNGTDTVVVCGTTGESPTLSWEEEYQLFSVVLEAVAGKALVMAGCGSNSTKEAIAATQKAAKIGVHGALQVVPYYNKPPQEGLYQHFQAIAQASGDLPILLYNVPGRTGQNLSPETVARLAEIKNIVGIKEASGNLDQASEIRRLTPKEFQIYSGDDSLTLPLLAVGAKGVVSVASHIVGNELQQMIQAFNSGKIQVAIDIHLRLFPIFKALFVTANPIPVKKALQLQNWQVGSTRLPLCEADAKVTQKLEVVMKELSLL from the coding sequence GTGGTAGATTTTGGTAGAGTTTTAACCGCAATGATTACGCCGTTTAAAGAAGACGGTAGTGTTAACTATGATGTAGCAGCAAAACTAGCAGAGCATCTAGCAAATAACGGTACTGATACAGTGGTGGTGTGTGGCACAACTGGAGAATCTCCGACATTAAGTTGGGAGGAAGAATATCAGCTATTTTCCGTTGTGTTGGAAGCGGTAGCAGGAAAGGCACTTGTAATGGCAGGATGCGGTTCCAATTCTACCAAAGAAGCGATCGCCGCTACTCAAAAAGCAGCTAAAATAGGAGTACACGGTGCTTTACAAGTTGTTCCGTACTACAATAAGCCACCACAAGAGGGACTTTACCAACATTTCCAAGCCATAGCCCAAGCTTCTGGTGACTTGCCCATTTTGTTATACAACGTACCCGGTCGTACTGGTCAAAACCTCAGTCCCGAAACAGTTGCTCGGTTAGCTGAAATTAAAAACATTGTTGGTATAAAAGAAGCAAGTGGAAATCTGGATCAAGCGAGTGAAATTCGTCGCTTGACACCAAAAGAATTTCAGATTTACTCTGGAGATGATTCTTTAACTTTGCCATTGTTAGCAGTCGGCGCTAAGGGTGTAGTTAGTGTAGCTTCTCATATTGTAGGCAACGAACTACAACAGATGATTCAAGCCTTTAATTCGGGTAAAATTCAGGTCGCTATCGACATTCATTTGCGGCTTTTCCCCATATTTAAAGCTTTGTTTGTAACCGCAAATCCCATTCCAGTTAAAAAAGCACTACAACTTCAAAACTGGCAAGTTGGTTCAACGCGTCTGCCTTTGTGCGAAGCTGACGCAAAAGTTACTCAAAAGTTGGAAGTTGTAATGAAAGAACTTAGTCTTCTCTAA
- a CDS encoding aspartate-semialdehyde dehydrogenase: protein MSNSYCVAILGATGAVGRELLELLESRNFPISKLKLLASERSAGQKLTFKGEDLLIEPVSDRAFENVDIVLASAGGSTSKTWASIATEKGAVVIDNSSAFRMKEEVPLVVPEVNPQAAANHKGIIANPNCTTILMAVAVWPLHQIKPIKRIVAATYQSASGAGAKAMAEVQTQASAILEGKQPTAEVFPYPLAFNLFPHNSPLNDMGYCEEEMKMVNETRKIFGDQQIRITATCVRVPVLRAHSEAINLEFETPFSPDEAREILSKSPGIKLVEDWQKNYFPMPFDATGRDEVLVGRIRQDISHPCGLELWLCGDQIRKGAALNAVQIAELLVEKSLLKELVVNS from the coding sequence TTGTCTAATTCCTATTGTGTAGCTATTTTGGGTGCGACTGGTGCTGTCGGCAGGGAGTTGTTGGAATTATTAGAAAGTCGTAATTTTCCGATTTCAAAATTAAAGTTATTAGCATCAGAACGTAGTGCAGGGCAAAAACTAACGTTCAAAGGAGAAGATTTATTAATAGAGCCAGTTAGCGATCGCGCCTTTGAAAATGTTGATATAGTACTAGCGAGTGCGGGAGGTTCCACCTCAAAAACTTGGGCATCCATCGCCACAGAAAAAGGTGCAGTTGTTATTGATAATTCCAGTGCCTTTCGCATGAAGGAAGAAGTACCTTTAGTTGTTCCCGAGGTTAACCCCCAAGCAGCTGCAAACCACAAAGGTATTATTGCTAACCCCAACTGCACCACGATTTTAATGGCGGTAGCAGTGTGGCCTCTACACCAAATCAAACCCATAAAACGCATTGTTGCAGCAACATATCAATCTGCCAGTGGTGCAGGTGCAAAAGCAATGGCAGAAGTCCAAACTCAAGCTAGTGCTATTTTAGAAGGCAAACAACCAACAGCAGAAGTATTTCCTTACCCCTTGGCTTTCAATTTATTCCCGCACAATTCCCCATTAAATGATATGGGATACTGCGAAGAAGAAATGAAAATGGTCAACGAAACACGGAAAATCTTCGGTGATCAACAGATAAGAATTACTGCTACTTGTGTACGGGTTCCCGTACTGCGCGCTCACTCAGAAGCGATTAATCTAGAATTTGAAACTCCGTTTAGCCCAGATGAAGCCAGAGAAATTTTAAGTAAATCTCCTGGTATAAAATTAGTGGAAGATTGGCAGAAAAATTACTTCCCAATGCCATTTGATGCCACAGGACGTGATGAAGTTTTAGTGGGCAGAATACGTCAGGATATTTCCCATCCTTGCGGTTTGGAACTGTGGTTATGTGGTGATCAAATCCGCAAAGGGGCTGCATTGAATGCTGTACAAATTGCGGAATTATTAGTAGAAAAAAGTTTACTAAAGGAGTTAGTGGTTAATAGTTAG
- the tig gene encoding trigger factor, whose protein sequence is MKVTQEKLPSSQIGLEIEITPEKTKQTYEQVIQNLSRSANIPGFRKGKVPRQILLQRLGTTRIKAAALEELIQDGITEAVKQEDIKAIGQPQLRSSFDDLINNYEPGKPLTFSAAVDVPPEVKLNQYSDLQIKAEEITYDPAKVDQVLENERQQMATLIPVEGRPAQLGDIAVVDFKGVLAKAEGEDEAAEPEAIPGGEATDFQVELQEDKFIPGFVTGIVGMNPTETKEISATFPDPYPNEDLAGKPAIFTVTLKEIKEKELPELNDDFAKDISEKETLAELRTDLEEKFQKEAEQKTKENKQEALLKELLKHVEIDLPETMIEREVDNMLTQTAMRLSQQGLDVKKFFTADVIPQLRQRSRDEAIERLKRTLALEEIGKRESIQVTDEEVAARVKELTEQLSGQDYDPDRLQEYVKDELLTEKTIDWLLEHATVELVPEGSLSATEESPAPTAESEEQTITDAEEIAQQTTPPAEEAQ, encoded by the coding sequence ATGAAAGTTACCCAGGAAAAACTTCCCTCCAGTCAAATCGGTCTGGAAATAGAGATTACACCAGAAAAAACCAAGCAAACCTACGAACAAGTCATCCAAAATTTAAGCCGTTCTGCCAACATTCCTGGGTTTCGTAAAGGCAAGGTGCCACGGCAGATACTGCTACAGCGCCTGGGGACAACTCGAATCAAGGCAGCAGCGCTAGAAGAACTTATTCAAGATGGCATCACAGAAGCCGTTAAACAAGAAGATATTAAGGCGATCGGGCAACCACAATTACGTTCATCGTTTGATGACTTGATTAATAATTACGAACCAGGTAAGCCCTTGACTTTTTCGGCTGCTGTTGATGTGCCACCAGAAGTCAAGTTGAATCAGTATAGCGATTTACAAATCAAAGCTGAAGAAATCACTTACGACCCCGCAAAAGTAGATCAAGTCCTGGAAAATGAACGTCAACAAATGGCGACATTGATTCCTGTAGAAGGACGACCAGCACAGTTGGGTGATATTGCCGTAGTTGATTTTAAAGGCGTACTCGCAAAAGCTGAAGGTGAAGACGAAGCAGCAGAACCGGAAGCAATACCTGGCGGCGAAGCCACTGATTTTCAAGTAGAGTTACAGGAAGATAAGTTTATCCCTGGTTTTGTCACAGGCATAGTAGGAATGAACCCCACAGAAACCAAGGAAATTTCCGCAACTTTTCCAGACCCCTATCCCAATGAAGATTTAGCCGGAAAACCAGCTATTTTTACCGTAACGCTCAAAGAAATCAAAGAAAAAGAACTGCCAGAGTTGAATGATGATTTCGCTAAAGACATCAGTGAAAAAGAGACTTTGGCTGAATTACGCACTGATCTAGAAGAGAAATTCCAAAAAGAAGCAGAACAAAAAACTAAAGAGAACAAGCAGGAAGCCCTGTTAAAGGAACTGCTCAAGCATGTAGAAATTGACTTGCCAGAAACAATGATTGAACGGGAAGTTGATAACATGCTCACACAAACAGCTATGCGTTTGTCACAGCAAGGACTAGATGTCAAGAAATTTTTTACTGCCGATGTGATTCCGCAATTACGTCAGCGTTCTCGTGATGAAGCGATAGAACGCCTCAAGCGAACCCTAGCCCTCGAAGAAATCGGCAAACGCGAGTCGATCCAAGTCACTGATGAAGAGGTCGCCGCCAGAGTCAAAGAACTTACCGAACAGTTATCTGGGCAAGATTATGATCCAGACCGACTGCAAGAATACGTCAAAGACGAACTGCTGACTGAAAAAACAATCGACTGGCTGCTGGAACATGCAACAGTTGAACTCGTACCTGAAGGTTCTTTGAGTGCGACAGAAGAATCACCAGCCCCAACAGCCGAAAGCGAAGAACAGACTATTACAGATGCTGAGGAAATAGCACAACAGACAACCCCACCGGCAGAAGAGGCACAATAA